The following coding sequences are from one Dreissena polymorpha isolate Duluth1 chromosome 8, UMN_Dpol_1.0, whole genome shotgun sequence window:
- the LOC127842450 gene encoding cerebellin-2-like isoform X1, with the protein MKTILSISACWFLFVFIHVEAVTDEDFQSLLARLSVLEEKQAILETENKLSQKRIAELEKYKILSDKRVASLERKNALCNRRQDDIIKKLYADKVALQTDKILPDATTTTNEYEKTLSAYDRKIATLVNEYAASPNRSGKDDSYSAAADIAVLQSKQKRFVAGGTVAFSAMKVAHQENVGIDQNIIFEQVLTNDGGGYHQNHGVFIAPQSGVYVFSSSIMCFPNGKEVLAEIVHNGNPVTRMYCQGANAHDQGSQTAVIKMNAGDEAAVRNVYRADDSIWGSLFTSFSGYSIN; encoded by the exons ATGAAGACCATATTGTCAATTTCGGCATGTtggtttttatttgtgtttatacaCGTTGAAGCCGTAACAGATGAGGATTTTCAATCACTGCTTGCCAGGCTTTCCGTGCTCGAAGAAAAACAAGCTATTCTTGAAACGGAAAATAAGTTGTCACAAAAAAGAATCGCCGAATTAGAAAAATACAAGATATTGTCCGACAAAAGAGTCGCTTCGCTTGAACGAAAAAATGCATTATGTAACAGACGACAAGATGATATTATAAAGAAACTGTATGCAGACAAAGTCGCGCTTCAAACCGACAAGATACTGCCTGACGCAACCACCACAACAAATGAATACGAAAAGACTCTGTCTGCCTATGACAGAAAAATCGCCACGCTCGTGAACGAATATGCAGCATCACCCAACCGGAGTGGTAAAGATGATAGTTACTCTGCTGCGGCTGATATTGCTG TACTTCAATCGAAACAAAAAAGATTTGTTGCAGGAGGGACTGTTGCGTTTTCTGCAATGAAAGTAGCTCACCAAGAGAATGTTGGCATTGATCAGAACATCATCTTCGAGCAGGTTCTTACAAATGACGGAGGCGGGTACCATCAAAATCACGGTGTCTTCATTGCTCCACAATCCGGCGTTTACGTCTTCTCGTCGTCCATTATGTGTTTCCCAAATGGGAAGGAGGTCCTTGCTGAAATCGTTCATAACGGAAACCCCGTCACGCGCATGTACTGCCAAGGTGCCAATGCACACGATCAGGGCAGTCAGACGGCTGTCATAAAGATGAATGCTGGGGATGAAGCTGCGGTTCGAAATGTTTACCGTGCAGATGATAGTATCTGGGGTAGTTTGTTTACGTCATTCAGTGGCTATTCAATAAATTAA
- the LOC127842450 gene encoding caprin-2-like isoform X2, which produces MKTILSISACWFLFVFIHVEAVTDEDFQSLLARLSVLEEKQAILETENKLSQKRIAELEKYKILSDKRVASLERKNALCNRRQDDIIKKLYADKVALQTDKILPDATTTTNEYEKTLSAYDRKIATLVNEYAASPNRSVLQSKQKRFVAGGTVAFSAMKVAHQENVGIDQNIIFEQVLTNDGGGYHQNHGVFIAPQSGVYVFSSSIMCFPNGKEVLAEIVHNGNPVTRMYCQGANAHDQGSQTAVIKMNAGDEAAVRNVYRADDSIWGSLFTSFSGYSIN; this is translated from the exons ATGAAGACCATATTGTCAATTTCGGCATGTtggtttttatttgtgtttatacaCGTTGAAGCCGTAACAGATGAGGATTTTCAATCACTGCTTGCCAGGCTTTCCGTGCTCGAAGAAAAACAAGCTATTCTTGAAACGGAAAATAAGTTGTCACAAAAAAGAATCGCCGAATTAGAAAAATACAAGATATTGTCCGACAAAAGAGTCGCTTCGCTTGAACGAAAAAATGCATTATGTAACAGACGACAAGATGATATTATAAAGAAACTGTATGCAGACAAAGTCGCGCTTCAAACCGACAAGATACTGCCTGACGCAACCACCACAACAAATGAATACGAAAAGACTCTGTCTGCCTATGACAGAAAAATCGCCACGCTCGTGAACGAATATGCAGCATCACCCAACCGGAGTG TACTTCAATCGAAACAAAAAAGATTTGTTGCAGGAGGGACTGTTGCGTTTTCTGCAATGAAAGTAGCTCACCAAGAGAATGTTGGCATTGATCAGAACATCATCTTCGAGCAGGTTCTTACAAATGACGGAGGCGGGTACCATCAAAATCACGGTGTCTTCATTGCTCCACAATCCGGCGTTTACGTCTTCTCGTCGTCCATTATGTGTTTCCCAAATGGGAAGGAGGTCCTTGCTGAAATCGTTCATAACGGAAACCCCGTCACGCGCATGTACTGCCAAGGTGCCAATGCACACGATCAGGGCAGTCAGACGGCTGTCATAAAGATGAATGCTGGGGATGAAGCTGCGGTTCGAAATGTTTACCGTGCAGATGATAGTATCTGGGGTAGTTTGTTTACGTCATTCAGTGGCTATTCAATAAATTAA